From the genome of Vicia villosa cultivar HV-30 ecotype Madison, WI linkage group LG2, Vvil1.0, whole genome shotgun sequence, one region includes:
- the LOC131648273 gene encoding uncharacterized protein LOC131648273 — MAVGALDSTHVPILTEEDKEDDFITELTHHMSHFILQEENDSFDFMKPWDLTVSPDSTLWSPVSFNHGSSEGSSSQEPSPPPTPCWKTTATTTAATTTTYDHVVDGFENNSSTMKSILSHRALIQEQIKAIEAMKKHAQEIQSQKKGNNGVNPNRVRPRLPRPAPLQTGMRAVFIGGPGSRNGTGVFLPRSGTVAPSESNKKKGKGCSTVLIPARVVQALQQHFDKTAVISGEPKVAGFPPIRDLVVSDKEGMYSLENQQSTKAPKDVQDDMILPQEWTY; from the exons aTGGCTGTTGGAGCACTCGATTCCACCCATGTTCCGATTCTAACCGAAGAAGACAAAGAAGACGATTTCATTACTGAGTTAACTCACCATATGTCTCACTTTATTCTTCAAGAAGAGAACGATTCATTCGATTTCATGAAACCATGGGACTTGACGGTTTCACCGGATTCAACTCTCTGGTCACCGGTGAGTTTTAACCATGGAAGCTCTGAAGGGTCATCATCTCAAGAACCATCACCACCACCAACACCATGTTGGAAGACGACAGCAACAACAAcggcagcaacaacaacaacctacGATCATGTCGTTGATGGGTTTGAGAATAATAGTAGTACTATGAAGTCGATTTTGTCACACCGAGCATTGATTCAGGAACAAATCAAAGCGATTGAAGCAATGAAAAAACATGCACAAGAGATTCAGAGTCAGAAGAAAGGTAATAATGGAGTGAACCCGAACCGGGTTCGTCCTCGTCTGCCAAGGCCGGCTCCATTGCAGACCGGTATGCGGGCGGTTTTTATTGGTGGACCCGGTTCGAGAAATGGGACCGGTGTTTTCTTGCCTCGTTCTGGAACCGTTGCTCCTTCGGAATCAAATAAAAAGAAAg GGAAAGGTTGCTCCACTGTCCTTATACCAGCAAGAGTTGTGCAAGCTTTGCAACAACACTTTGACAAAACCGCTGTAATATCTGGAGAACCCAAAGTTGCTGGCTTCCCTCCAATAAGAg ATCTTGTTGTGAGTGATAAGGAAGGGATGTATTCACTTGAGAATCAACAGTCAACAAAAGCGCCGAAAGATGTCCAAGATGATATGATTCTGCCACAAGAGTGGACATATTGA